The Vicia villosa cultivar HV-30 ecotype Madison, WI linkage group LG1, Vvil1.0, whole genome shotgun sequence genome includes a region encoding these proteins:
- the LOC131647661 gene encoding pumilio homolog 12-like translates to MEEQIHVGRNIHWYHGSSYFINSAPSMEGINPIMRGFYTGRNIWNNDYRFLPYNNNFLQPSWRGLVVPMAMDCLDCQYLQAVIEEGDPRYIARILFEIKDDLHELMKHQFGNYLIQKIFEANTGITNIQVDSIVYLIISSTQKFSDVCKNNHGTRVVQIMVENIKCPVTKYAVLYKMKPIIVELMKNINGGYVIVQCVKVFPPALKKVILDELAKYCVDIATHKIGCSVLQICLKDSEILAMDLITAIISNAMFLAEDPYGNYVVQFIIKMEFPFVNERMMAQLYGKFARLSMNKHASNVVEDLMRCSNQDDVDSIVEELIRSNNFLNVIQDPYGNYVAQRALKCTQKEGLSHSAEAVDNSLQLVLDKEPRTYVHVTPLMGGKYFVESDPSWGTMEVDQILLVPMDDIIIGGCSELIHMHPICVEEHSFSGPLTANWLKDVSDNWKLYSGTGGLPFMVNQVKEEAKKEN, encoded by the exons ATGGAAGAACAAATTCATGTTGGGAGAAATATCCATTGGTATCATGgtagtagttattttataaaTAGTGCTCCTTCGATGGAAGGGATTAATCCAATAATGAGAGGATTTTATACCGGTAGAAATATATGGAATAATGATTATAGATTTCTACCTTATAATAACAACTTCCTTCAACCATCATGGAGAGGATTGGTGGTTCCAATGGCGATGGATTGTCTCGACTGTCAATATTTGCAAGCGGTGATTGAAGAGGGTGACCCAAGATATATTGCTAGGATCCTTTTTGAAATAAAGGATGATTTACACGAGCTCATGAAGCACCAGTTTGGCAACTATTTGATTCAAAAGATTTTTGAAGCAAATACTGGTATCACTAATATCCAAGTAGATTCTATTGTTTACTTGATTATTTCTAGTACTCAAAAGTTCAGTGATGTCTGCAAGAACAATCATGG AACTCGGGTTGTGCAGATAATGGTGGAGAATATTAAATGCCCAGTAACAAAATATGCGGTATTGTATAAGATGAAGCctatcattgttgaattgatgAAAAATATTAATGGTGGTTATGTTATTGTGCAATGTGTGAAGGTTTTCCCACCCGCACTCAAAAAG GTGATCTTGGACGAACTAGCAAAATATTGTGTTGATATTGCGACGCACAAGATTGGATGTTCAGTTCTtcaaatttgtcttaaagacAGTGAGATACTAGCCATGGATTTGATAACTGCAATCATCTCAAATGCTATGTTTCTAGCAGAAGATCCTTACGG AAACTATGTGGtgcaatttataattaaaatggaGTTTCCGTTTGTAAATGAACGGATGATGGCACAACTTTATGGAAAATTTGCTAGACTCTCTATGAACAAGCATGCTAGCAATGTGGTGGAAGATCTAATGAGATGTTCTAATCAAGATGATGTTGATTCTATAGTAGAAGAGCTAATAAGAAGCAACAATTTCTTGAATGTTATCCAAGATCCTTATGGGAATTATGTTGCACAAAGAGCACTAAAATGCACTCAG AAAGAGGGATTGAGTCATTCGGCTGAAGCAGTTGATAATTCACTTCAATTAGTTTTGGATAAAGAGCCTAGGACTTATGTTCATGTTACACCTTTGATGGgaggaaaatattttgttgaaagTGACCCCTCATGGGGGACTATGGAGGTTGACCAAATTTTGCTTGTGCCAATGGATGATATAATCATAGGAGGATGTAGTGAATTGATACATATGCACCCTATTTGTGTGGAAGAACATTCATTTTCTGGCCCACTAACTGCAAACTG GTTGAAAGATGTGTCTGACAATTGGAAGTTGTACAGTGGTACCGGTGGTTTACCGTTTATGGTGAATCAAGTGAAAGAAGAAGCTAAGAAGGAGAACTGA